In Antechinus flavipes isolate AdamAnt ecotype Samford, QLD, Australia chromosome 3, AdamAnt_v2, whole genome shotgun sequence, a genomic segment contains:
- the LOC127557487 gene encoding olfactory receptor 52B4-like has protein sequence MNIASSNIMVISHTFFYLLGIPGLEDQHIWISIPFFTSYIIALLGNSLLIFIVVTDHNLHEPMYIFLCMLAGIDISLSTITVPKTLAIFWLNSGGISLYGCIAQLFFIHSTYVAESGVLLLMSFDRYIAICYPLRYTMILTPSVIIKTAMYVCLRSIVSIFPIIFLVKRLPFCKNNLLPHTYCEYIGLAKYACASIRVNIWYGIFVLLTTVVIDIILIVLSYCMILHAIFHIPSQEARHKALNTCGSHICVIFLFYIPGIFTFLVQRFGKQIPVHVHILMANVCMLVLPVMNPIIYGIKTKQIKNRVSHLLFQRQR, from the coding sequence ATGAATATCGCGAGCTCTAACATCATGGTCATAAGCCACACATTTTTCTACCTTCTAGGTATTCCTGGCTTGGAGGACCAACACATCTGGATCTCGATCCCATTTTTTACTTCCTATATTATTGCTCTCCTTGGTAACAGTCTCCTCATCTTTATTGTTGTCACTGACCATAACCTTCATGAACCCATGTATATCTTCTTATGCATGTTGGCTGGAATTGACATTTCACTCTCCACCATTACAGTTCCCAAAACCCTGGCCATTTTTTGGCTTAATTCTGGAGGGATATCCCTATATGGGTGTATTGCTCAGTTGTTCTTTATCCACTCCACCTATGTTGCTGAATCAGGAGTCCTTCTGCTAATGTCATTTGACCGCTATATTGCCATTTGTTACCCTTTGAGATATACAATGATCCTTACTCCTTCAGTGATCATAAAAACTGCTATGTATGTCTGCTTAAGAAGTATTGTCAGTATATTCCCTATAATATTCCTTGTGAAGAGGCTCCCTTTTTGCAAAAACAACCTTCTTCCACACACATATTGTGAGTATATTGGTTTGGCCAAGTATGCTTGTGCCAGCATTCGAGTGAACATCTGGTATGGCATATTTGTTCTTTTAACAACTGTGGTAATAGACATAATCCTTATTGTTCTATCCTACTGCATGATTCTCCATGCCATCTTTCACATCCCCTCTCAGGAAGCTCGTCACAAAGCTCTTAATACTTGTGGTTCCCATATCTGTGtcatcttccttttctatatCCCAGGAATCTTCACATTTCTGGTTCAAAGGTTTGGCAAACAAATTCCAGTTCATGTCCACATCCTCATGGCTAATGTTTGCATGCTAGTTCTTCCTGTGATGAACCCCATCATATACGGGATCAAAACCAAACAGATAAAGAACAGAGTATCTCATTTGTTGTTTCAGAGACAAAGATGA